One region of Gorilla gorilla gorilla isolate KB3781 chromosome 13, NHGRI_mGorGor1-v2.1_pri, whole genome shotgun sequence genomic DNA includes:
- the LOC101148215 gene encoding L-lactate dehydrogenase A chain-like, which translates to MACAINILMKDLADELDLVDVVEDKLKGEMMDLQHGSIFLRTPKIVSGKDYNVTANSKLVIIMAGTCQQEGESRLNLVQRNVNIFKFIILNVVKYSLNCKLLIVSNPVDILTYVAWKIRGFPKNRVIGSGCNLDSAQFRYLMGERLGVHPLSCHGWVLGEHGDSSAPVWSGMNVAGVSLKTPHPDLETDKHKEQWKEVHKLVVESAYEVIKLKGYTCWAIGLSVADLAESTMKNLRQVHPVFTMIKGLYGINDDVFLRVPCILGQNGISDLVKVTLTPEEEACLKKSADTLWGIQKELQF; encoded by the coding sequence ATGGCCTGTGCCATCAATATCTTAATGAAGGACTTGGCAGATGAACTTGATCTTGTTGATGTCGTCGAAGACAAATTGAAGGGAGAGATGATGGATCTCCAACATGGCAGCATTTTCCTTAGAACACCAAAGATTGTCTCTGGCAAAGACTATAACGTAACTGCAAACTCCAAACTGGTAATTATCATGGCTGGGACATGTCAGCAAGAGGGAGAAAGCCGTCTCAATTTGGTCCAGCGTAACGTGAACATCTTTAAATTCATCATTCTTAATGTTGTAAAATACAGCCTGAACTGCAAGTTGCTTATTGTTTCAAATCCAGTGGATATCTTGACCTACGTGGCTTGGAAGATAAGAGGTTTTCCCAAAAACCGTGTTATTGGAAGTGGTTGCAATCTGGATTCAGCCCAATTCCGTTACCTGATGGGGGAAAGGCTGGGAGTTCACCCATTAAGCTGTCATGGGTGGGTCCTTGGGGAACATGGAGATTCCAGTGCACCtgtatggagtggaatgaatgTTGCTGGTGTCTCCCTGAAGACTCCGCACCCAGATTTAGAGACTGATAAACATAAGGAACAGTGGAAAGAGGTTCACAAACTGGTGGTTGAGAGTGCTTATGAGGTGATCAAACTCAAAGGCTACACATGCTGGGCCATTGGACTCTCTGTAGCAGATTTGGCAGAGAGTACAATGAAGAATCTTAGGCAAGTGCACCCAGTTTTCACCATGATTAAGGGTCTTTATGGAATAAACGATGATGTCTTCCTTAGGGTTCCTTGCATTTTGGGACAGAATGGAATCTCAGACCTTGTGAAGGTGACTCTGACTCCTGAGGAAGAGGCCTGTTTGAAGAAGAGTGCCGATACACTTTGGGGGATCCAAAAAGAGCTGCAATTTTAA